A part of Paenibacillus donghaensis genomic DNA contains:
- a CDS encoding phage tail tube protein: protein MERELIGRNLSVQDDLGDPLMTVKEVEVMLKPETLDIIRARKMSKTKQIVGYEITVKLVMSKLESRLRYRLLDDFKAGKTMFLDRITGSLEDRQTGNVERVMISGIHIHDEMDILVAKIDENNGIDITLSGTANDFDFIEKFPDYMV, encoded by the coding sequence ATGGAACGCGAACTGATTGGTCGTAACCTCTCCGTCCAGGATGATCTTGGCGATCCGCTTATGACGGTGAAGGAAGTCGAAGTGATGCTGAAGCCAGAGACGCTGGATATTATCCGGGCACGGAAAATGTCTAAGACGAAGCAGATCGTTGGTTATGAAATCACCGTGAAGCTGGTCATGTCTAAGTTGGAATCCCGACTCCGGTATCGGCTGCTGGATGATTTCAAAGCCGGGAAAACGATGTTCCTTGACCGAATCACTGGATCCCTTGAGGACCGGCAGACGGGTAACGTTGAGCGCGTGATGATCTCCGGTATTCATATTCACGATGAGATGGATATCCTGGTTGCCAAAATCGACGAAAACAACGGTATTGACATTACCCTTTCTGGGACCGCTAACG
- a CDS encoding phage tail sheath subtilisin-like domain-containing protein, whose translation MSIQRNRPGAYVELQAIAKSRVQSVSGRVLIPCQAEWGAPNKAVDMADRSERLKETGLQVDELELAAESGATVIGYRVTNGNEKAAAVAVEDSYTIEARYPGTRGNDFEYMVRAALVDAAKKEIVIRDSKGIYDTETFLVTDKAEAVETLKKSNMVRLKDTGATALADVAYTKLIGGTTGTAAITAANWSSVFNRIDGLMFDVVYLPSPDAAVQAAAKQWLLDRRNKARKLAQLVIAGAAASDSDIEAHNARSRAANARFIINCSLAGEHTNGKIYTSLQWAAWVAGLAAGTPANKSFTGVKVPMTEAKVDWSHSEVLKGLSEGTLMATRDGYDYIIESAVNTLTTLGAGEREDFGKIRVSMTIDQVLNDIYAAGKKNKAKLDNDPEGRGLFIAAVVGYLKIRAEQKAIGSEFTFTEHPTKTSDMDYAYFSLSAKPLDAIEIFNIDWEVA comes from the coding sequence ATGTCGATACAAAGGAATAGACCAGGCGCTTATGTGGAGCTGCAGGCGATCGCTAAATCGCGTGTCCAGTCCGTCTCCGGGCGTGTGCTTATTCCATGTCAGGCTGAATGGGGCGCTCCCAATAAAGCCGTTGATATGGCGGACCGGTCGGAACGCTTGAAGGAAACGGGTTTGCAAGTGGATGAACTGGAGCTGGCTGCAGAGAGCGGTGCGACCGTAATTGGGTACCGGGTAACCAATGGCAACGAGAAGGCGGCAGCTGTTGCTGTCGAGGACAGCTATACAATTGAAGCCCGTTACCCAGGAACGCGTGGAAATGATTTTGAGTATATGGTGCGTGCTGCTTTGGTGGATGCGGCCAAGAAAGAAATCGTCATCCGGGACAGCAAAGGTATCTATGACACAGAGACGTTTTTGGTGACTGATAAGGCCGAAGCGGTTGAGACATTGAAAAAGTCCAATATGGTCCGACTTAAAGATACCGGGGCTACGGCGCTGGCCGATGTAGCCTATACCAAGTTGATCGGCGGAACCACCGGTACCGCAGCCATTACGGCAGCAAACTGGAGCAGCGTGTTTAACCGGATTGACGGTCTGATGTTTGATGTCGTGTATCTGCCTTCCCCTGACGCTGCGGTGCAGGCCGCTGCAAAGCAATGGCTGCTGGACCGCCGGAACAAGGCTCGCAAGCTGGCACAACTGGTTATCGCTGGTGCTGCAGCATCGGATAGCGATATTGAGGCTCACAATGCGCGCAGCCGTGCAGCAAATGCCCGCTTTATCATAAATTGCTCCTTAGCCGGTGAGCACACCAACGGCAAAATCTATACGTCCCTGCAATGGGCGGCTTGGGTGGCGGGGTTGGCAGCTGGCACACCGGCGAATAAGTCCTTTACTGGTGTAAAGGTGCCAATGACCGAGGCAAAGGTGGATTGGAGCCATAGTGAGGTTCTTAAAGGGCTGTCCGAAGGAACACTTATGGCAACACGTGATGGATATGACTACATTATTGAGTCGGCTGTCAACACATTGACCACGCTGGGAGCCGGTGAGCGGGAGGACTTCGGGAAAATCCGAGTGTCTATGACGATTGATCAGGTCCTCAACGACATTTACGCTGCTGGCAAGAAGAACAAGGCTAAGCTGGATAATGATCCAGAAGGCCGCGGCTTGTTTATCGCGGCAGTGGTGGGATACCTTAAAATCCGCGCCGAACAAAAGGCGATTGGTTCCGAGTTCACCTTTACCGAACATCCGACAAAGACCAGTGACATGGATTATGCTTACTTTTCTTTGTCAGCCAAACCACTGGACGCGATTGAAATCTTTAATATTGATTGGGAGGTGGCGTAA
- a CDS encoding HK97 gp10 family phage protein, giving the protein MIIHDFDGLAKKFKRLSDEGVNQILRNIAEAVGETLLNLVIDEIGKQDLIDTGLMWNSFTRGESGNVWEWDVDRNAISLEVGSSLGTSSSDPGKAGYPRMINDGYTIHKAHFVPGYWATNGTFVHDPSAKTGFMARPRTFIGRHYFDIAVKELEGGMNALITKRLEKELGRMLS; this is encoded by the coding sequence GTGATCATTCATGATTTCGACGGCCTAGCCAAGAAGTTCAAGCGGCTGAGTGACGAGGGCGTCAATCAGATTCTCCGAAACATTGCTGAGGCCGTGGGTGAGACGCTGCTGAACCTGGTCATTGATGAAATCGGTAAGCAGGACCTCATCGACACCGGCTTAATGTGGAATTCCTTTACCCGCGGCGAAAGCGGCAATGTGTGGGAATGGGATGTAGACCGGAACGCCATCTCACTGGAGGTCGGCTCTAGCTTGGGAACGAGCAGCAGTGATCCCGGTAAGGCCGGCTATCCACGTATGATCAATGACGGCTACACCATTCATAAAGCTCACTTTGTACCAGGCTATTGGGCAACAAACGGAACGTTTGTGCATGATCCTAGCGCAAAGACGGGATTTATGGCCAGACCCAGAACGTTTATCGGGCGCCATTATTTTGATATTGCAGTCAAAGAGTTGGAGGGCGGCATGAATGCTTTAATCACAAAACGCCTGGAGAAAGAGTTGGGGAGGATGCTTTCATGA
- a CDS encoding Rho termination factor N-terminal domain-containing protein, translated as MPYVTYRGKNASLRLYSIRFEPAKLVLVEDSVVLEKLRDHPDFEVKVEKLIPLEDLSVVQLKDKAKAAGIEGFADLKKPELIAALKALEGGGVPYADNDTP; from the coding sequence ATGCCATACGTAACCTACCGAGGCAAGAACGCCTCTTTGCGGCTTTATAGTATTCGGTTCGAGCCAGCTAAACTGGTGCTTGTGGAAGATTCGGTTGTGTTGGAAAAACTGCGTGATCATCCTGATTTTGAGGTGAAAGTGGAGAAGCTCATCCCTCTGGAAGACTTATCGGTCGTGCAACTGAAGGATAAAGCCAAGGCTGCAGGCATCGAGGGATTTGCTGACCTTAAGAAGCCGGAACTGATCGCCGCTTTGAAGGCGCTGGAAGGCGGCGGTGTGCCGTATGCTGACAACGACACTCCTTAA
- a CDS encoding major capsid protein, whose translation MRTNGNIARTSIQKSTIVTTMDQNALTYEEVEAFTDMAYEANGFLKGIRHENRKSSKGTIDKVGVRGRNMRGKKENIMATNTPGLTFPQIPYSVEPVVLPFDITEEFIRQTQRVRGQNAEEIIMRNMANNYGENMQDIAFNGDTNTPDTDPDYEFLTINDGWLKLARTTGHYLDWSTLSAKEKTGVLFEVERAIPTRYRAGGVFKYFMHPNTFSERLQMLAEKDTSASIQLQILGGVKKINAYDVEEVWSMPEGAILFTYQPNFAMVHTYDMQIRKTTEGKEAIWTDKRFYAIHSDFDAIFEEPQALAYVEGVEF comes from the coding sequence ATGAGAACCAATGGCAACATCGCAAGAACCAGTATTCAGAAATCTACCATTGTGACCACAATGGATCAAAATGCCCTGACTTATGAGGAAGTGGAGGCCTTCACGGATATGGCGTATGAAGCCAACGGATTCCTTAAAGGTATCCGTCATGAGAACCGGAAGAGCTCGAAAGGGACCATCGACAAAGTCGGTGTGCGGGGCCGGAACATGCGCGGTAAAAAAGAGAATATCATGGCAACCAACACGCCAGGGCTGACCTTTCCGCAGATTCCGTATTCGGTAGAACCAGTGGTGCTGCCTTTCGACATCACTGAGGAGTTTATCCGTCAGACACAGCGGGTTCGTGGCCAAAACGCTGAGGAAATCATCATGCGCAACATGGCCAACAACTACGGCGAGAATATGCAGGACATTGCCTTCAATGGGGATACGAATACACCCGATACAGACCCGGATTATGAGTTCCTGACGATCAATGACGGCTGGCTGAAGCTAGCCAGAACAACAGGGCATTATCTGGATTGGAGCACACTTTCGGCGAAAGAGAAAACTGGGGTTTTGTTTGAGGTAGAGCGGGCGATCCCGACCCGGTACAGAGCCGGCGGCGTGTTTAAATATTTCATGCATCCTAACACCTTCAGCGAACGTCTTCAGATGTTGGCCGAGAAAGACACAAGCGCATCGATTCAGCTGCAGATCTTGGGCGGTGTGAAGAAGATCAATGCTTATGATGTCGAAGAGGTCTGGAGTATGCCGGAAGGCGCGATCCTCTTTACGTATCAGCCGAACTTTGCCATGGTCCACACCTACGATATGCAGATCCGTAAAACGACTGAAGGTAAGGAGGCAATCTGGACGGATAAGCGCTTCTATGCGATTCATTCCGACTTTGATGCCATCTTTGAAGAACCGCAGGCTCTGGCTTATGTGGAAGGGGTGGAATTCTAA
- a CDS encoding XkdF-like putative serine protease domain-containing protein, with amino-acid sequence MSYKLKDAKITHISLVDKGANGVPFAIIKAQKANKAGAIQKQVQIAKIDDDKRIVKGVVYQPDVAESHDDQMDEVEIEKAAHLFMEKQHTYNIDKQHDLEADKGFVIESYIAPCDMTLGDQQIVKGSWVAAVKVTDDDTWEAIKKGEITGFSMWGVGKREEIEEEEEVSKGILSRIAKALGLIEKGAVADKYHKNRKNREFWAAQDALNSVLFNWDTWQSGMETDPETIREALQDFVDIAEDVLTKEDIVKAIGTPPEQIAKAGKKISAGNLKHVDDAIAALTELKNKTAPVEQEPEGEDDLKAEDIAKAVTAAMAPIAKQVEGLTAEIAELKKEEGVEGDQPAGGAAPAATAEETAITDAIAKALAPLSEQMQTLATDVQLVKNSRGASAQGDEQEEISKSEGAVSFGRFL; translated from the coding sequence ATGAGTTATAAACTGAAAGATGCCAAAATCACGCACATCTCCCTGGTAGACAAAGGAGCCAACGGCGTACCGTTTGCCATCATCAAGGCTCAAAAAGCTAACAAAGCCGGCGCCATCCAGAAGCAGGTCCAGATCGCCAAGATTGATGATGACAAGCGGATCGTTAAAGGCGTGGTGTACCAGCCGGATGTGGCGGAATCACATGACGATCAAATGGATGAAGTCGAGATCGAGAAAGCAGCTCATCTCTTTATGGAGAAACAGCACACCTACAACATCGATAAGCAGCACGATCTCGAAGCTGACAAGGGCTTTGTCATTGAGTCTTACATCGCTCCTTGCGACATGACGCTCGGTGACCAGCAGATTGTCAAGGGCTCCTGGGTGGCAGCTGTGAAAGTGACGGACGACGACACTTGGGAGGCCATCAAGAAAGGCGAGATAACCGGCTTCTCCATGTGGGGTGTAGGCAAGCGGGAAGAGATCGAAGAGGAAGAGGAGGTATCCAAGGGAATCTTGAGCCGAATAGCCAAAGCGCTGGGCCTGATCGAGAAAGGTGCTGTCGCTGACAAATACCATAAGAACCGGAAGAACCGAGAATTTTGGGCGGCGCAGGATGCCCTCAACTCGGTTCTTTTTAATTGGGACACTTGGCAGAGTGGCATGGAGACAGATCCGGAGACCATCCGGGAGGCGCTGCAGGACTTTGTTGATATTGCCGAGGATGTGCTGACCAAGGAAGACATCGTGAAAGCAATCGGCACGCCACCGGAGCAGATTGCGAAGGCCGGCAAGAAGATTTCCGCCGGGAACCTGAAACATGTGGACGATGCTATTGCCGCGCTGACAGAACTGAAAAACAAAACGGCTCCTGTAGAACAAGAGCCCGAGGGGGAAGACGATTTGAAAGCTGAAGATATTGCCAAGGCTGTTACGGCCGCAATGGCTCCGATCGCTAAGCAGGTGGAAGGCCTGACGGCAGAGATTGCGGAGCTGAAGAAAGAGGAAGGTGTCGAAGGTGACCAGCCTGCAGGTGGTGCTGCTCCGGCTGCGACCGCAGAAGAGACTGCAATTACTGATGCCATTGCGAAAGCCTTGGCACCGCTGAGCGAGCAGATGCAGACGCTGGCAACAGATGTGCAGTTGGTGAAAAACAGCCGCGGTGCATCTGCCCAAGGAGACGAGCAAGAAGAAATCAGCAAATCAGAAGGCGCCGTAAGTTTCGGACGCTTTCTGTAA
- a CDS encoding class I SAM-dependent methyltransferase: MQQELAIANKVAWETKAYQAWVQRYGTPDELAVELQREHKHHLRYWLKYIGDLSGKRIINLLGSHGRKAISLALLGADVTVVDISEENRLYAMQTASAAGVKLNYICSDVLNIPNEEILGEFDIVLMEFGVMHYFTDLSSIFSVVHRRLGKNGRFILTDFHPFARAWMNTYNLKQPTGNYFDDSIKEEEVAFAKLLPEEERSGLGKTLVRSWTIGEILTAIGTMGLYIRTFEEIPSQTDPRFPEFYTLIADKIDTELTSLHP; encoded by the coding sequence GTGCAACAGGAACTGGCAATTGCGAACAAGGTCGCGTGGGAAACCAAAGCGTACCAAGCTTGGGTTCAAAGGTATGGAACACCAGATGAACTTGCGGTAGAACTTCAGCGAGAACACAAGCATCATCTGCGTTATTGGTTAAAGTATATTGGTGATCTATCGGGTAAACGAATTATTAATCTCCTTGGATCGCACGGTCGAAAAGCAATTTCGTTAGCATTGTTAGGTGCTGATGTTACCGTGGTGGACATATCAGAAGAAAATCGGTTGTATGCGATGCAGACTGCCTCTGCCGCGGGTGTGAAACTCAACTATATCTGTTCTGACGTTTTAAATATCCCGAACGAAGAGATACTAGGCGAATTTGACATCGTATTGATGGAGTTTGGAGTTATGCATTATTTTACAGACCTTAGTTCAATTTTCTCTGTGGTTCATCGCAGGCTAGGAAAAAATGGTCGGTTTATCTTGACTGACTTCCATCCTTTCGCCCGTGCATGGATGAACACATACAACTTAAAACAGCCAACTGGTAATTATTTTGACGATAGTATAAAAGAAGAAGAAGTTGCTTTTGCTAAGCTACTACCTGAAGAGGAACGCTCTGGATTGGGTAAGACTTTAGTACGAAGTTGGACAATTGGTGAGATTTTAACTGCAATTGGAACCATGGGGTTATATATACGGACATTTGAAGAAATACCAAGTCAGACAGATCCGAGGTTTCCAGAGTTCTACACTCTAATTGCCGATAAGATTGATACTGAATTAACTTCACTACATCCCTGA
- a CDS encoding phage minor head protein, with amino-acid sequence MCEECWELIAKADDTEFLDSLELTHAERKVLEELYKQGEDRIIEILDLQGKALHDAILELSDELLIEIGELGKVLVLVQTGELFTVQFEQAVYDAFQPLYHLAGETELVALDPDKVWSVENKAASRFAKKLKKLVPDMNGTSKDVMTRAFQKAIKEGKTPSERALLVREISAAAAKGDAGPFDMERSITVSRTMSTAAANGGKVEGWKQSEVVTGKKWRSSKGDRTRKTHRKADGQVQPLDKPFVVGKSKLMFPGDPTGRKEEIIRCRCTMQSVMD; translated from the coding sequence ATGTGTGAGGAATGCTGGGAGCTTATTGCAAAGGCTGACGACACTGAGTTTTTGGACAGCCTGGAGCTAACACACGCTGAACGTAAAGTGTTGGAAGAACTGTACAAGCAGGGCGAGGACAGAATTATTGAGATTCTGGATCTACAGGGCAAGGCGCTACACGATGCTATTCTGGAACTCAGTGATGAGCTGCTGATTGAAATTGGCGAGTTGGGCAAGGTGCTGGTATTGGTGCAAACCGGAGAGCTGTTCACCGTCCAATTCGAGCAGGCGGTGTATGATGCTTTTCAGCCGCTTTATCATCTGGCTGGCGAAACGGAACTGGTCGCGCTCGATCCCGACAAAGTGTGGTCTGTTGAAAACAAGGCCGCTTCCCGATTTGCCAAGAAGCTGAAAAAGCTTGTTCCGGACATGAACGGGACCAGCAAAGATGTAATGACTCGCGCCTTCCAGAAGGCGATTAAGGAAGGTAAGACACCTTCAGAACGGGCGCTGCTTGTACGAGAGATCAGTGCTGCCGCTGCCAAGGGTGACGCTGGCCCTTTTGACATGGAGCGGTCCATTACCGTTTCGCGGACGATGAGCACAGCAGCGGCCAATGGAGGAAAGGTGGAGGGCTGGAAGCAGTCTGAGGTTGTCACCGGTAAGAAGTGGCGCTCTTCAAAGGGCGACCGAACCCGGAAGACACACAGAAAGGCTGACGGGCAGGTGCAGCCGCTGGATAAGCCCTTTGTTGTTGGGAAGAGCAAGCTGATGTTTCCTGGCGATCCCACTGGACGGAAGGAGGAGATTATTCGCTGCCGTTGTACGATGCAGTCTGTGATGGATTAA
- a CDS encoding phage portal protein — MSGEAQWFQISKAEDRHIPSSAQLPDSFENLYDHHGLLPFPPGNDPASCKLLVKNSSIIPQCIEAYRRNISGYGIALEYIPGESDQTALDEWNRADKFLETCNLEDTPEEIISSLIDDLESSGMANVEVAWPTGSEFPTLYRMNPKFVRCTRETDKATIKRKRRIRSTKQIEEFSQDIYARRFAMKRGQSVVWFRLFGTEGEGNQIIPLKLGNDGPYGEPRWFGNAPGVVGSREAEELNVSYFSNGRMLSMLLTVTNGRLTKQSMELLRNVKGAQSQGGILYLEAIGEETGGPLDEKVEKVAIKLDKLNDLLQQDALFLDYGKEKKADILSAFRLPPILVGQSSDYNRATAQAALQFAEEQVFEPYRKWIMDEIFNKRLFPAMGIFRVRATLRGPRIIDPENRKALLDFIADRGIMLVRDLIPIAEEVLDTTIDESKYTEEYLDTPIAQLVNSQPALTVPEPDTDADDLQERVATIAKRLLRRSHEEATGHV, encoded by the coding sequence ATGAGCGGTGAGGCACAGTGGTTCCAGATATCAAAAGCAGAGGACCGGCATATCCCTTCCAGCGCGCAGTTGCCAGATAGCTTTGAAAACCTCTACGATCATCACGGGCTGCTTCCGTTTCCGCCAGGCAACGACCCTGCTTCCTGCAAACTGCTGGTCAAGAATAGTAGTATCATTCCGCAGTGTATTGAAGCCTATCGTCGTAACATCTCTGGTTATGGGATTGCTTTAGAATATATTCCTGGCGAGAGTGACCAAACGGCCTTGGATGAATGGAACAGAGCGGACAAGTTTCTGGAGACCTGTAACTTGGAAGATACGCCGGAGGAAATCATTAGCTCTCTGATCGATGATCTGGAGAGCAGTGGCATGGCTAACGTGGAAGTGGCTTGGCCAACAGGCAGCGAGTTTCCAACGCTCTACCGCATGAATCCGAAGTTTGTTCGCTGCACACGGGAAACCGATAAGGCGACCATCAAGCGTAAACGGCGGATTCGTTCCACGAAGCAGATCGAAGAGTTCTCTCAGGACATCTATGCTAGGCGCTTTGCAATGAAGCGAGGGCAGTCTGTGGTGTGGTTCCGGTTATTCGGGACCGAGGGTGAAGGGAATCAGATTATTCCGCTAAAGCTGGGGAATGACGGCCCATATGGGGAGCCGCGTTGGTTTGGGAATGCGCCGGGGGTGGTCGGCAGCCGGGAGGCAGAGGAGCTGAACGTTTCCTACTTCTCTAATGGCCGCATGCTGTCCATGCTGCTGACGGTGACCAATGGCCGGCTGACCAAGCAATCCATGGAGCTGCTACGAAATGTTAAGGGGGCGCAGTCGCAGGGTGGCATTCTCTACCTGGAAGCGATCGGGGAGGAGACCGGCGGGCCGCTGGATGAGAAAGTCGAGAAGGTGGCCATCAAGCTGGACAAGCTGAATGATCTACTGCAGCAGGATGCGCTCTTTCTCGATTATGGCAAAGAGAAGAAGGCCGATATCCTCTCTGCGTTCCGGCTGCCGCCCATTCTGGTGGGCCAGAGCTCCGATTATAACCGAGCAACGGCGCAGGCGGCGCTACAGTTTGCTGAAGAGCAGGTGTTTGAGCCTTACCGAAAATGGATTATGGACGAAATCTTTAACAAGCGTCTGTTTCCAGCCATGGGGATATTCCGGGTGCGGGCGACCCTGCGGGGGCCGCGCATCATCGATCCGGAGAACCGCAAGGCGCTGCTGGACTTTATCGCTGATCGTGGCATTATGCTGGTGCGGGATCTGATCCCGATTGCCGAGGAAGTGCTGGATACCACGATTGATGAGTCCAAGTACACCGAGGAATATCTGGACACTCCGATCGCGCAACTGGTCAACAGCCAACCTGCATTAACCGTGCCTGAGCCTGACACTGATGCCGACGACCTGCAGGAGCGGGTGGCCACCATTGCCAAGCGTCTGCTGCGGCGGAGTCATGAGGAGGCTACTGGTCATGTGTGA
- a CDS encoding PBSX family phage terminase large subunit, with protein sequence MTKLKLKPPAFKWAPFSDKQLKVMTWWMPESPHHDKDAIICDGSVRAGKTVCMSFSYIAWAMDTFRGEQFGMSGKTIGALRRNVVGPLKRMLASRGYHVHDNRSENVLTVTRGLNSNRFFLFGGRDESSQDLIAGITLAGMFFDEVALMPKSFVDQATARCSVDGAKLWFNCNPAGPYHWFKKEWLGQLQKKHALHLHFTMEDNLSLSERVRERYRRMYSGIFFQRYILGLWVMAEGVIFSKFNDAVHKKARGWFPAKFDRKFICIDYGANNPTAFLKYGVRGNVYYELDEYYHNIRHAGEKTNGEYADDLEAFLDGDEYAIFIDPSAKAFIIELQKRGIVNIRAAVNTVLDGIQTVSNRFQNNELYICADNTNSLQELVSYVWDEKAAERGEDKPIKQNDHTCDARRYGIHTDYLLQRVKQRKKEREERSDHDVGWM encoded by the coding sequence ATGACGAAGCTTAAACTCAAGCCACCGGCCTTCAAATGGGCACCATTCTCGGACAAGCAGCTGAAGGTTATGACCTGGTGGATGCCGGAAAGCCCGCACCATGATAAGGACGCCATTATCTGTGATGGTTCGGTCCGGGCCGGCAAGACGGTCTGTATGTCTTTCTCCTATATTGCCTGGGCGATGGACACCTTCCGAGGCGAGCAGTTCGGCATGTCGGGTAAAACCATCGGCGCGCTCCGACGCAACGTGGTCGGGCCGCTTAAGCGAATGTTGGCCAGCCGGGGGTACCACGTTCATGACAATCGATCTGAAAATGTACTGACCGTTACCCGGGGGCTTAACAGCAACCGGTTTTTCTTGTTTGGTGGTCGAGATGAGAGCTCGCAGGACCTGATCGCCGGGATCACGCTGGCCGGTATGTTTTTCGATGAGGTTGCCTTGATGCCGAAGTCCTTCGTTGACCAGGCGACTGCCCGATGTTCCGTAGATGGTGCCAAGCTCTGGTTCAACTGCAACCCGGCAGGGCCGTATCACTGGTTCAAAAAGGAATGGCTGGGCCAGCTGCAGAAGAAGCACGCGCTGCACCTGCACTTCACGATGGAGGACAACCTGTCTCTCTCCGAACGAGTGCGGGAGCGGTACCGGCGTATGTACAGTGGGATCTTCTTTCAGCGGTACATCCTGGGGCTGTGGGTCATGGCCGAGGGAGTAATCTTCTCCAAGTTCAATGATGCGGTCCATAAGAAGGCGCGGGGCTGGTTCCCGGCCAAGTTTGACCGTAAGTTCATTTGTATCGACTACGGGGCAAACAACCCGACGGCATTTCTGAAATACGGGGTCCGAGGGAACGTCTATTACGAGCTGGATGAGTATTATCACAACATCCGGCATGCGGGTGAGAAAACGAATGGCGAATATGCCGATGATCTGGAAGCTTTTCTTGATGGCGATGAGTATGCAATCTTCATCGACCCGTCAGCAAAGGCTTTTATTATTGAGTTACAGAAACGGGGTATTGTAAACATCCGGGCCGCCGTGAATACGGTGCTGGATGGGATTCAAACGGTATCCAACCGGTTCCAGAATAATGAATTATATATTTGCGCTGACAACACCAATTCCCTCCAGGAGTTGGTGTCTTACGTTTGGGATGAAAAAGCCGCTGAACGTGGCGAGGACAAGCCCATTAAGCAAAACGACCATACCTGTGACGCACGCCGGTACGGTATCCATACGGATTACCTGCTGCAGCGTGTGAAGCAGCGCAAAAAGGAAAGAGAGGAGCGATCTGATCATGATGTGGGGTGGATGTAA
- the terS gene encoding phage terminase small subunit, with amino-acid sequence MARERSPERDKAKQMWLERSGEMKLKDIAAALSIGESKVRKWKSLDHWQDDLKGNVPLESKGSAPHNRGAPKGNVNAIGNRGGAPPGNQNAKGNSGGAGGPPGNKKAVTTGEHETIWMDTLTEAEQLLIEQVDTDPVIQANESLYLLTIRERRMMQRIRALMDGLSEKERSVLSELKAIKDAMTVHDEKTGITKTVPIIKTEMVESRIEEKEFRKLDDIVKLEEALTRIQDKKIRAIELKNRLTDEEKQIRIETMQYELQMLRGGGREDVEDDGFMDALKGMAAGVWNNDEA; translated from the coding sequence ATGGCCAGAGAACGCAGTCCCGAGCGGGACAAGGCAAAACAGATGTGGCTGGAGCGCAGCGGGGAGATGAAGCTTAAAGACATCGCCGCTGCTCTTTCTATAGGTGAGAGCAAGGTGCGAAAATGGAAGTCGCTGGACCATTGGCAGGACGATCTCAAAGGGAACGTTCCACTTGAATCCAAAGGGAGCGCTCCACATAATCGGGGTGCTCCCAAAGGGAACGTTAACGCTATAGGAAATCGCGGGGGTGCTCCACCCGGCAATCAAAACGCTAAAGGTAACAGCGGCGGTGCCGGTGGGCCGCCTGGCAATAAGAAGGCAGTCACCACCGGAGAGCATGAAACGATCTGGATGGACACTCTCACTGAAGCCGAGCAACTGCTCATTGAACAGGTGGACACTGATCCTGTCATTCAGGCGAATGAGTCTCTTTACCTTCTGACGATACGGGAACGTCGTATGATGCAGCGGATCAGGGCACTCATGGACGGGCTGTCCGAAAAAGAGCGCAGCGTACTGTCTGAGCTTAAGGCGATTAAGGATGCAATGACAGTACATGATGAGAAAACGGGTATCACCAAAACAGTTCCGATCATTAAGACAGAGATGGTCGAATCCCGGATCGAAGAGAAAGAGTTTAGGAAATTGGACGACATCGTGAAGCTGGAAGAAGCTCTTACTCGAATCCAGGACAAGAAGATTCGGGCTATAGAGCTCAAGAACCGGCTGACCGATGAAGAGAAGCAGATTCGCATCGAGACGATGCAGTATGAGCTTCAGATGCTCCGAGGTGGCGGCAGGGAAGATGTTGAGGACGATGGCTTCATGGATGCGCTGAAAGGCATGGCTGCAGGAGTGTGGAACAATGACGAAGCTTAA